CCAGCCGGGTAACGTCGCTTTTCGCCCAGCGATTGGCCGTGCTGGTAATCCGTTGGTTGCCAGGAGCCGTAACGGTTTGCTGAAGGAGTCGTTCAAATTGATCCAAAACGGCTTCATCACTATTCCGGCAGTCAACCGTAAACGTGACCAGGCCGGGGATAACGTTGGACGTATTGGGCGAAATGTGCATTTCCCCAACCGTGAAAGTTAAATCCGGATTCAATCGACGGGCCTGTTCTCGCAGGGCGACGATGAGATCCACAGCGTGCTGCAGGGCATCCGCTCGGTCATTCATCGGCGTGGTGCCGGCGTGATTGGCGATCCCCTTAACGGTGACGGTGTACCGGCGTTGGCCGACAATGCTTTTAACCAAGCCGATTTGTAAACCCTGGTCAATTAATCGCGGTCCCTGTTCGATGTGCAGTTCGGTAAAGGTGTCCGGTAAATCCGGCAGTTGGTGGTGAACGCCAGCGAGCATCAACTTGATAACCGCCTGTTTTCGAGCATCATCAAATTGAATGCCGGCAGGATCCTTCATCGTCAAATCCACCTGTTGGCCGGTATAGTGCTTCGAACCGGTAAAGGTATCCGGAAAGCGGCTGCCCTCTTCTTCGCTGAATGAAATCAGTCGAAGCGTTTTCTGCGGACGGCCGAATTCTGTTACCAGATTTTCAATTGCCTGAAGGCCACCAAGTACCCCGTACAAGCCGTCATATTGACCGCCTTGCGCGACAGTATCAATGTGTGAGCCGGTCGCAATGACTGCTTCCGGTTCTGTGGTTCCCGGCATATCCAGATAGGCAGTCCCAAAGTCATCAACGCTTACCTGAAAGCCAAGCTCAAGCCCCCATTTGATGACTTGTCTTTGAGCCTCAACCCAGGTTGGTGAATAGACCAGCCGGTTTTGACCGGCTTCGTTGGTCTTAAATTGGTTGATTGTCGCTAAACGATGTGCGAGTTCAGTTA
Above is a genomic segment from Lentilactobacillus buchneri containing:
- a CDS encoding Zn-dependent hydrolase yields the protein MTTTQLTELAHRLATINQFKTNEAGQNRLVYSPTWVEAQRQVIKWGLELGFQVSVDDFGTAYLDMPGTTEPEAVIATGSHIDTVAQGGQYDGLYGVLGGLQAIENLVTEFGRPQKTLRLISFSEEEGSRFPDTFTGSKHYTGQQVDLTMKDPAGIQFDDARKQAVIKLMLAGVHHQLPDLPDTFTELHIEQGPRLIDQGLQIGLVKSIVGQRRYTVTVKGIANHAGTTPMNDRADALQHAVDLIVALREQARRLNPDLTFTVGEMHISPNTSNVIPGLVTFTVDCRNSDEAVLDQFERLLQQTVTAPGNQRITSTANRWAKSDVTRLDRQLLENNQAIANQLGFKSIQLASGAGHDSQIMAKHTRTTMIFVPSINGISHAPAENTSQEDLLRGVELLAASLHQQAY